The sequence TCGGCCAGCGCACGGGACGGAGGGGGCTGCCGCTCGACCTGTTCCCCTCCGGCTCCGACGAGGGCGCGAAACTCTTCCGGATCGCCGCTGCCGCTCGACGTGCGGGAGTGGACCCCGAGGGGGCGCTGCGGGCGACGGCGAAGGATTTCGCGGCGAAGGTCCGCGCTGCCGAGAGGGAGGCCCGCCTGAACGGGATCGACCCCGCCACGCTCGACGCCGAAGGCTGGCGCCGGTTCTGGCCGCGAGGCTGAGTGGCGCGCGTCGTCCCTCGTGAGCGACGACGGCGACGCGGCGGGAAACGCGCGCTAGTCCTCGCGGTTCAGCGCGACCCTCGCCGAGACCTGACCGAGCGCGTCCTGATACTCGGGGACCGGGTTCATCGCGGTGGCCATGCGTAACTGGGCCAGCGCCTCGGCCCACCTGCCGAGCCGCTGAAGTGTCCTGCCGAGCACGAATCGCGCGTAGTGGTCCGAGGGATCGAGTTCCACGACCCGGCTCAGCGCGCGTTCTGCCCGGTTCAGCTGCGCGGAGTGGAAGTACGCCCTGCCTGCCAGTAGCTGCACACTCGGCTTGTCGGCGTCGGAATCGAGCAGCGGTCGCAGCGTCTTGAGCGCCTCCAGCGGGCGCCTGCGCACCAGTTCCTCCGCTCTGCGGAACGCCGCGAGCCGCTCGCCTCCGGAGAGCGCCTGCGGTGGGGGTGCTTCGTCAGCCATCGCCTATCGACGGTACCCGCATGAGAGGGGGATGCCGAACCGCGACCACGCCGTCACAGTCCGTGGCGCACCTTGTCGATCCGGCGTCGATCCGGCGGGGGCGTGACGGCGTGGGGAACCGATGTGGTGGACTTGCACGTCATGAGCGACGAAGTCCCGAGGTATCTCGGCCTCGCGCCGTACCTGTACTACACCGACGCGACCGAGGCTGTTGAGTGGCTGACGCGGGTGTTCGGCTTCGGGGAGAAGGTCCGCTACGTCGATGCGGCGGGCGCGGTGTTCCAGGCGACGTTGCTGGCAGGCGACGCCGAGGTGCAGGTCACCGCGGTCGATCCCACTTACTGGGAGAGCAAGGGCGTCGATGGTCCTGTCGGGCAGCTCAACGTCGTGTACGTGGACGATGTGGACGCCCAGTACGAGCGGGTGCGCGAGGCCGTGGGTGAGTCGGTCGAGCTCACCGTGCCGCAGGACCAGCCCTACGGCGCGCGGCTGTTCACGGTGCAGGACGTCGGTGGCAACAGCTGGACGTTCTGGCAGCACGTCTCCGACATCGTCGATCTTCCTGTCGGCTGGCAGGAGATCCGCGCCGAGGATGCTTCCGGCGGCCTGCCTTCCGAGGGCGACCTGATCTCGGAGCAGGAGACGCCCGGCAACACCGGCCTGGTGTGACGAACGGGGCGGCGTCGGCCGCACACGGTCGCTACGCCGTGGACGGCTAGGCTGAGACCGAGGTCGCGCCGTGACGGCGCGACCAGGTCCGCGACAGCCATGCAGTGGCGACAACCGGATGAGGAGCTGAGTGTGGCGGTTATCGAGCAGGTAGGTGCGCGCGAGATTCTCGACTCGCGTGGCAACCCCACGGTCGAGGTCGAGGTCGCCCTCGATGACGGCACGCTGGCGAGGGCCGCGGTGCCCTCCGGCGCGTCCACGGGTGAGCACGAGGCCGTTGAGCTGCGGGACGGGGACACCGGACGCTACAACGGCAAGGGTGTCGAGCGTGCGGTCGCGGCCGTGTGCGACGAGATCGCCCCTGGCCTCGTGGGCATCGAGGCCGTCGAGCAGCGGATCGTGGACCAGAAACTGCTCGACCTCGACGGAACGCCCGACAAGAGCAGGCTGGGCGCGAACGCGATCCTCGGTGTCTCGCTCGCCGTTGCCAAGGCGGCGGCCGACTCCGCCGAACTGGAACTGTTCCGCTACCTCGGCGGGCCGAACGCGCACGTCCTTCCCGTGCCGATGATGAACATCCTGAACGGCGGTGCCCACGCGGACACCGATGTCGATATCCAGGAATTCATGATCGCGCCCATCGGGGCGGAGTCGTTCCGCGAGGCGCTGCGCTGGGGTGCCGAGACCTATCACGCGCTGAAGTCGGTGCTGAAGAGCAAGGGCCTTGCCACGGGACTCGGCGACGAGGGTGGGTTCGCGCCGAGCCTTCCCAACAACCGCGAGGCTCTCGACCTGATCCTCACCGCCATCGAGAAGGCGGGCTACCGGCCAGGCCAGGACATCGCGCTGGCTCTCGACGTGGCGGCCACAGAGTTCTTCGCCGACGGCGCCTACAACTTCGAGGGCAGCAAGCGCAGTGCCGCCGACATGAGCGCCTACTACACCGA comes from Saccharomonospora xinjiangensis XJ-54 and encodes:
- a CDS encoding VOC family protein, whose amino-acid sequence is MSDEVPRYLGLAPYLYYTDATEAVEWLTRVFGFGEKVRYVDAAGAVFQATLLAGDAEVQVTAVDPTYWESKGVDGPVGQLNVVYVDDVDAQYERVREAVGESVELTVPQDQPYGARLFTVQDVGGNSWTFWQHVSDIVDLPVGWQEIRAEDASGGLPSEGDLISEQETPGNTGLV
- the eno gene encoding phosphopyruvate hydratase, whose product is MAVIEQVGAREILDSRGNPTVEVEVALDDGTLARAAVPSGASTGEHEAVELRDGDTGRYNGKGVERAVAAVCDEIAPGLVGIEAVEQRIVDQKLLDLDGTPDKSRLGANAILGVSLAVAKAAADSAELELFRYLGGPNAHVLPVPMMNILNGGAHADTDVDIQEFMIAPIGAESFREALRWGAETYHALKSVLKSKGLATGLGDEGGFAPSLPNNREALDLILTAIEKAGYRPGQDIALALDVAATEFFADGAYNFEGSKRSAADMSAYYTELADAYPLVSIEDPLSEDDWDGWVQLTSDLGGRVQLVGDDLFVTNPDRLEEGISRGAANALLVKVNQIGTLSETLDAVQLATSCGYKSMMSHRSGETEDTTIADLAVATGVGQIKTGAPARSERVAKYNQLLRIEEALGDAARYAGELAFPRFNPEG
- a CDS encoding tetratricopeptide repeat protein, which produces MADEAPPPQALSGGERLAAFRRAEELVRRRPLEALKTLRPLLDSDADKPSVQLLAGRAYFHSAQLNRAERALSRVVELDPSDHYARFVLGRTLQRLGRWAEALAQLRMATAMNPVPEYQDALGQVSARVALNRED